TGCGGAACAAGGTCCTACCATCGAGTTTAAGTAtcgttgactgattcaaattaaataaattgaaagattgaatagtaaattagaattttgaaagattagatagctgATTCAAGGTGATCAATAATTCAGAGATAAGCTGCATACTTTTTTACCGACAAAGAAATAAATCCTAACCCTAAATGCGCGCGCACGTGCACAGTTTTCCTGTAATAAGCACTAGTTCGTACTCGATCGGGGTAATTAAGCAACACACTTTTAATACTCGATCATATTCTTATCAAGTCATAGTAGAATACACGTACGTCACAACACACGAACGAAttgatatataatatcataaacATTCAAACAACATCCAATACAGAGGACACTCGATCGTGAGGGCGAGAATCGCTCAAATTGGAAGACACGTACGAGGAATTAACACGAACCATTTAAGCACGCAGAATCCAAACAAGTTAACTCAATCTCCACGCGCACGTCGACGTTATTTAGTAGCTATACGAGTTTATAGTGTCGCGAACGGATCGATCGATCACTTCATCAAAGCCGaattatatatgcatacataGCTAGCTTTGATCTGAATTATATAGCGCTTATGCCATCAGATCCCACGTCGGCGAGCTCGAGAGGAGTCGAGTTGATAATCGGGATGACCGGCTGCTGGGCAATACCACATAATCCTTCAACTGAAGAGACATCTCTTTCCAAACGCCCGAACCCATTTTCGCCCCAGTTTTTTCCCCACGAGTTCTTCAGTATCCAATACTTCTCTCCGGTATTACTGTCCTCGCCATAACCTATGATGGCGACGACATGGTTGACTGCAGTTCCGCAAGGTCCCTTAAAGATGCCACCGCCGACGTAAAGCTGGAAGTCCCTGGTGGCTTCGAGATAGGAAGCTACCGGTTGCTTCGACACGGCAACCTTAAGACTGGTTTCGTTGTTTCTAGGCAGATGTTGATAAGCGTCGATGTAAGCCGCATTCGGCACGATGTTGGACTCACAATTGCGTTGAACTCCTGTATAGGGATAGGAAGACTCGGTTGCCACACCTCCATTCCGTATGATGAATTTGTAGGCTTGGTGCGCCCAGCCTCCACCTATGCACCCGCTGCCAACGCTGCAATCCATAACCTCCTGTTCTGATAGGGATATCAGTGCTCCTTTTTTGATCTTGTAGATTCCTTCCACCGTCGCAATCGCAGCGAACGCCCAGCAAGTTTCTATTCAAAATTAAGGTTCACTTTAGCATTTGCAAGAGAAATTAATTATGTccgttattaattaattaattaattacgaCAAAAGAAAGTATATACGCCACTTATTaagacataataataataataattatgtaatAACATTTAAATCTATATAAGAGAAccgtattattattatcattaaattattattgttggGTACAAATAGCGGTAATAactaataactttttttttgttattagtACGCATGCAGcacaataaaataatatgtattataatatataatatgttaaaatataatatcttttattatatttatatatttacatagaGCTAGGCACCAATACTATCTATAATAGCAGgctccagtactatagtcttgtcTTCAATCTtacaatattcaaattaatgattCATCCCGTTAAAACCTGGTccagcgtatttgaagtttttaaaagtaaaattttatattttttcgatatagtttactttatgatcaaatcatttgatagaaaatattttaaactatctatatCAATATCAACATCcttaatcttgaatttaaaaattctatcctcaaattttaaagtttattcaatttcaaccgttcattttgatatgctttacttactaagtaaacaatgtcgaaaaaaattaaaattttattttttagaacttCATAAATTCTAGATTATATATAAcagtgtggatcattgatttgaacattttaagatcgaaaataagatTATAATACTAGAGTATCGacactatatatagtataatagcctaatTCCGTTTATATATAGGTATTATTGGGGGACGGTTTATAATTATCAAGTTTCACTATCTCACATTCTCATCCCATATCTGATATGATTATATGATATAATGCCCGCACACTGTTGGTGGGCTTAAGACATAAACTTTCAATTTAaatgtgaaaaaattatttatctaagGCAGATGGAATGGTAGACCGAGCACATTTGTTCTAGTGTACGTTAACATTTATTGTTTCCGAAAACAAAGAATATTTTGGTACAAGATAAAACAATTGTAAATATGTATTTGGATACATTCGAAGATATTTTAGAAGATATTCTTCGTAGCGTTTAGATAAAAAATCTAgaacaatatttaaatatatttttaaaaataaaataattaatttatattagtatattttatataaaattatttcatatagtaatttataatataatattttatgtaataatttaatttaaaatagcatatttatgttaatatatataataatttattttctataataatttattttatataatttatttataatatatgtaaggaataaagtataatactaacaatatccttataattttaattaataatattataaattttaatacaaattaaaaatatttgtaatatatgaaaaatgattttatatataaaatacttaatattaaataaaataattaaatattaataaataaataataaaacttaataaaataaataatatatcaaatttaattaatttatattatataataaaatttaagtataaatatattatcataaaaatattaatatatttatNatatatatatataaagagaagaaCAAAGTTGTGTTTAGTTTTCCTTCGAACCATTTTTAACGGATTGTTCCAGAATAACCTGCTTTTAGCGGAACAACCCATTCTCTTTAGTTCTTCCATCGGTTGGTTATAAATTGGAGGATATACCGTCTTGTTCCAGAATATCTCCGATACCAAATACAGCCTAGAGGAATAGTAATGTATTTCCTATTCAAACTTTGGTTCCTAGGAGGAGAACTTTGTGGAAAAAATGGATTACTATAAAAGGTACTATGAAACTTTTTGAAAGATTCAAgacatgaaaattaattttaaaaaatggaaTAATGAGGTTAGAAGACTATTGGAATTTTAACTTAGGGCGTCCTAAACTGCTAAGTAGATTAAATTCTGATGGCATACCATGTTAGACCGTCAATTAATTGATTATTTCTAATAACTTAGGCTTTTATTGATAATTAGTTGTTTTACAAAATTAAGCTGATTTAATTACTATATTATAGTCAACACTTCTTACCGCATGTGCCTTGTTGTTTGACTTCTGTCACTGCATCATAGTCCCTCCAATCTATACTATCGGGCACTGCGGACATGTTTACATCCTCAAAGGACGTCAAGGGCGCCTCTTGCTTCACGTTTAGGGGGATAGAAGCACTGGTGTACTTACTCAGAAATTCATCAAATGTCATATCAGCAAATTGGTTGGTGCCGAGAGTGTACGAGTTTCCGCTCCGATTATTGAAGGTTTCAATATAGTTCACGTTATCCTGAAATATCTGAAACCGCCGCCACTTCTCCGCATCATCTGCATAAACACGGCCGAACCGAGCCATCCATTCTTCGAACCTCTGCATCATGGGATGACTAGGAGAAGTTGCCCGGGGCGAAGCCCACATCAGAGAAACAACCATGTAAAAAAACAAGAGTAGATATTTGGAACCCATGTGTAGCAGTACTAATAATAGCAGCTGCACTTGGAAGGGAGACTATTTATATGATCTAGCTTTCGTTGTGAGGATGAGCTTCTCGCAtcgagcttatatatatatatatatatacactcatATATATAGAAGTGCGCGATTGCTACATGGAGTATTAGTGGGAGATAGATGTGGACCATTATCGAAGGAAAATAATTGCCTTTCCTGTTTAATAATTAGTTGAGGGATCCAACACTAGCTTGATAGGTAATTAGAATTAGATAGGTACATTAATTCATATCCGTTTTTATTAACGTAAAGCTATATATAGATCCATGGTTCGTACCCTCAAATCAATCTTTAAAAATAAGGATTGAACCCAGTTCTTAAATTATTGTCTAATTCTAGACTTATTAGATAGCATTCTATTTTGAAGGATCAATTTCTTGTATACTCCTGTAAGGACTGAGCCCTTGATGATTAATATCTAAGGTCTCAAATTCGAactttagttattttatatttctagcagAGTACATTTCTATAAAGCTAAACGAAGCTGATAACTTGTTACCATTcactttctcaaaaaaaaaaaaaaaaaagaagagaaaactaAAAGGTTACTAATAAGATAATAGCAGTAATAATAGTACAAGGAAATGTATAGAGTTCCTCTTGATCAATTATTAGCTATGACAAATGAATGATTGGAtcattgaggaaaaaaaaaaNatatatatatatatatatatatatatatatatataatgaaaactCTATTCAAACATATATTTTTGGGATGTATGATATACACCTATTCTTTCTAAGGTGCTAGTAGAATCCATTCCATCTTTAAAATGGATGGGTGTATATCATACATCCTAAATAGGGATGTATGTTTAGTATTACTCTTTTGAAATATTTCTAGCCCCATCAATTGAGTTtacatattttaacttttaagttgAGTTAtcattttagcaaaatattttaagaattttcagaatttttcaatatttccatgaaattttataatctcaattactttttaaaattagtataatTAATTGCTATATATCTGATAGAGtgcttttttaaattaaattcatttttttagttaaataacTAGGAATTTTTAAAGTGAAAATATAAGATGGCAATTTTAAAATGTCTTATATACATTTGAGGAGGCCTCCGTTCATCCATTTAGTGGGTAGGCCTCCGTgcatttttctcatttaatgaAAATTTGAACTGAAATTATACTTAGATATTCTTGCCATAACaacattctaaaaaaaaagaaaatgtattttgATATAGTTCCGACACAGactttgaaaaaataaaaaaattgacaattttattggtagatgtgatgcgtttgtaaatttaacggtataaaataattcaaatctgatgaaatttttatagaaaatttttttcactatttagagtaagatcaatacctctaatcttaaattcaaatcttttgtcatcattttttatgagatttttattttcaatcattaacttttagactactcatttgataggtaatgatgccaaaaaattatgaaatttagcttcaaaatactttaaataatgTAGATCAACTCGAgcagagccgatcgttgatttggaagccgcaccattaaaaataacttggtagcacggaggtctccatgctaccgatagtataccagccttgctttctttctctctctatatatatatatatagagagagagagagagtccagttgtgatactatcgatagcaccaaggacttagtgctattgagttttctaccgttaaatttaaccGTTTGGTTATTTTTactcattagattatactattcaatcaaccacccactcaactctaggggacccacatcatcctaaccgcatatttctcaatccaatggctaaaaaactaataacaccaataactttgtgctattgatagtgtTCCAGCCTAATTTTATCAATAACATTAAATTATTGGTGTTATTAAATTTTCAGttattgaatgaaaaaaatatacggttatgATGATGCGGGCTCCTCGAGAATTGAGTGAGTAATTAGTGAGTTGTTAGTTGAGTTATTAGTTGAATCGGTCAAACTGGAAGCCACGAGGAACACGAACCACTTAAGCACGCAGAATACATAACGCACACATCCAAACAAGTTAACTCGATCTCCACGCACACGTCGACGTTATTTAGTAGCTGTCGAGTTTATCGTGTCGCGAGCAGATCGATCGATCACTTCATATATAGCTGAATTATACATCGCTTCGATCTGAATTATACAGCGCTTATGCCATCAGATCCCACGTCGGAGAGTTCGAGAGGAGTCGAGTTGATAATCGGGATGAGCGGCCACTCGGCAATACCACATAATCCTTCAACTGCAGCGACATCTCTTTCCAAACGCCCGAACCCCTTTTCGCCCCAGTTTTTTCCCCACGAGTTCTTCAGTATCCAATATTTATCTCCGGTATTACTGTCCTCGCCATAACCTATAATGGTGACGGCATGGTTGACTGCAGTTCCGCAGGGTCCCTTAAAGACGCCACCGTTGTAAAGCTGGAAGTCCTTGGTGGCTTCGACAGCGGAGGCTACCGGTTGCTTCGACACGGCAACCTTAAGACTGGCTTCGTTCTTTCTAGGCAGAAACTTGTAAGCGTCGATTTCAGCTGCATTCGGCACGATGTTGGACTCGCAATTGCCTAGAACTCCTGTATAGGGATAGGAAGACTCGGTTGTCACACCTCCATTCCGTATGATGAATTTGTAGGCTTGGTGCACCCAGCCTCCACCTTTGCACCCGCTGCTAACGCTGCAATCCagaacctcctgctctgataggGATATCAGTGCTCCTTTTTTGATCTTGTAGATTCCTTCCACCGTCGCAATCGCAGTGAACGCCCAGCAAGATTCTATTcgaaagaaaaattttactaTAGCATTTgcaagagaaatatatatatatatatgtccgttattaattaattaaggcaaaagaaattatatatgtCATTTATTAAGACATAATTatgtaataatatttaaatctataagaAACCCGTATTATTGTtatcattaaattattattgttgaGTACAAATCgtactaataaataataatttttttttattgttgttgttattagtACTTAGcacaataaaataatttgtattaaaatatataatatgttaaaatatattatcttttattatatttatacatttatatagAGCTaagctcctatactatctataataccAGTCTTtgatactatagtcttgttttcaacTTTAAAATATTCGAATTAATGATTCATGCCGTTAAAaactgatttagggtatttgaagtttttgaaataaaattttatattttttcgatggATTGcttatgatcaaatcatttaaaaattatcaattttcaatgactAGTATGGTGagtttgtaatatatataacggtataaaaaattctaaatttattcatatttttataaaaaaaatattttaaactatttagatcaAGATCAACATActtaatcttgaatttaaaagttctatcctcaaattttaaaatttgttcaattttaactgttcattttaatatgatttacttactaagtaaataatgtcaaaaaaagttaaaattttatttttaagaattttatatattctaaatCATATGTTACGTTGTGGATTATTGATTTGAACATCTTAAGAtcgaaaataaaactataatacCGGAAGCATcgatactatatatagtataatagcctaatttcgtttatatatatatatatatatatatatactattgggGACGGTTTATAATTATCACATTTGACGGTCTCACCCCATATCTGATATGAAGACACATGATATATGATATAATGCCCGCACACTGTTGTTGGGCTTAAGACATAAACTTTCAATTTAaatgtgaaaaaattatttatctaagGCAGATGGAATGGTAGGCCGAGCACATTTTGTTCTTGTGTTAACAAGGGCTGCGTTTGGttgaaaaactaaattttgtaaaacAACTTTTGTTATTCCcgagaacaaaaaatatttcgGTAAAAGATAGAATCattgtaaatttgtgtttggatacATTTggagatattttaaaaaatattcttactaGCGTTTGAATAAAAAGTCtagaataatatttaaatatatttttaaaaataaaataattaatttatattagtatattttatataaaactatttcatatattaatttataatataatattttatgtaataatttaatttaaaatagcatatttattttaatatatataataatttattttatataatttattcataatatatgttatgaataaagtataatactaataatatccttataattttaattactaatatcataaatttcaatacaaattaataaatatatatcatgtatgaaaaattgattatatatacaatacttaatattaaataaaataacaaaatattaatatataaacgataaaacaaaataaaataaataatatatcaaatttaattaatttatattatataataaaatttaggtaTAAATATATCATCATaaacataatatttatattaatatatttatttatatatctatttatctaataaaataaaaagaagaacaaatttATTCTTAGTTTCCCTTCGAACAATTTTTAACAAGTTGTCCCAGAACAATCCGTTTTGATCGGAACAACCCCTTTTTTTCATCTTTCACCATTTGGTTACAAATTAGGAATATGCCGTTTTATTCCAGAAAATCTCCAGTGCAAACGCAGCCTAGCTAGAGGAATAGTAATAAATTTCCTATTCAAACTTTGGTTCCTACGAGAGAGATCTTTGTGAAAAAAATGGATTACTATAAAAGGTACTAATAAAATGTTACTTTAAATACCATACTTTCTAAACTTTCTTctatttaggctcgaaatttatTTGACACATCCAAGacacaaaaattaataaaatgaaagagaaTTAAATGAGGTTAATTAGAAGCCTACTGGAATTTTAACTCAGGGCCTCCTAAACTGCTAATTAAGTAGATTTAGTACTCATGGCGTACATGTTAGAcagttaattaattgattatttctaaaaacttaggCTTTTATTGATAATTAGTTGTTTTACAAAATTAAGCtgctttaattaatatattatagtcAACACTGCTTACCGCATGTGCCTTGTTGTTTGACTTCTGTCACAGCATCAAAGTCCCTCCAATCTATACTGTCGGGCACCGCGGACACGTTTACATCCTCAAAGGACGTCAAGGGCGCCTCTTGCTTCAAGTCTAGGGGGATAGAAGCACCGGTGTACTTACCCAGAAATTCATCAAATGTCATATCAGCAAATTGGTTAGTGCCGAGAGTGTACGAGTTTCCGCTTCGATTATTGAAGGTTTCGATATAGTTCACGTTATCCTGAAATATCTGAAACCGCCGCCACTTCTCAGCATCATTTGTATAAACACGACCGAACCGAGCCATCCATTCTTCGAACCTCTGCATCATGGGATGACTAGGAGA
This DNA window, taken from Ananas comosus cultivar F153 linkage group 5, ASM154086v1, whole genome shotgun sequence, encodes the following:
- the LOC109711125 gene encoding fruit bromelain-like translates to MGSKYLLLFFYMVVSLMWASPRATSPSHPMMQRFEEWMARFGRVYADDAEKWRRFQIFQDNVNYIETFNNRSGNSYTLGTNQFADMTFDEFLSKYTSASIPLNVKQEAPLTSFEDVNMSAVPDSIDWRDYDAVTEVKQQGTCETCWAFAAIATVEGIYKIKKGALISLSEQEVMDCSVGSGCIGGGWAHQAYKFIIRNGGVATESSYPYTGVQRNCESNIVPNAAYIDAYQHLPRNNETSLKVAVSKQPVASYLEATRDFQLYVGGGIFKGPCGTAVNHVVAIIGYGEDSNTGEKYWILKNSWGKNWGENGFGRLERDVSSVEGLCGIAQQPVIPIINSTPLELADVGSDGISAI
- the LOC109711126 gene encoding fruit bromelain-like yields the protein MGSKYLLLFFYMVVSLMWASPRAASPSHPMMQRFEEWMARFGRVYTNDAEKWRRFQIFQDNVNYIETFNNRSGNSYTLGTNQFADMTFDEFLGKYTGASIPLDLKQEAPLTSFEDVNVSAVPDSIDWRDFDAVTEVKQQGTCESCWAFTAIATVEGIYKIKKGALISLSEQEVLDCSVSSGCKGGGWVHQAYKFIIRNGGVTTESSYPYTGVLGNCESNIVPNAAEIDAYKFLPRKNEASLKVAVSKQPVASAVEATKDFQLYNGGVFKGPCGTAVNHAVTIIGYGEDSNTGDKYWILKNSWGKNWGEKGFGRLERDVAAVEGLCGIAEWPLIPIINSTPLELSDVGSDGISAV